A stretch of the Deltaproteobacteria bacterium genome encodes the following:
- a CDS encoding DUF1402 family protein: MTGLFSILIMLALLLVPFAQAAPDWEKAFKDVCSFDQYCERLKMSDGAWVKPRNELLAVIKSPAMNAEIHRVAKLYNIDPVMIAGAIIAENTMNVSMKDTAQTWLAANMGITGVGSKKFSYGFGQINDQAAIEAEAHVAKIEGRPAKSMDEIRAEILDPAKCIRLVGAIVRQVQDDYKAQGFDISKDVGVSTTLYNLGKSKEKAAQAKKTARLLNQTTLDFSFQNICPK, encoded by the coding sequence ATGACCGGTCTATTTTCTATTCTCATTATGCTAGCGTTGCTTCTTGTGCCATTTGCGCAAGCCGCTCCTGATTGGGAAAAAGCATTCAAAGATGTCTGCAGCTTCGATCAGTATTGCGAGCGTCTAAAAATGAGCGATGGTGCGTGGGTTAAGCCCCGCAACGAACTGCTCGCCGTGATCAAGAGCCCCGCGATGAACGCAGAAATCCACCGTGTTGCGAAGCTTTATAACATCGACCCGGTGATGATTGCTGGTGCGATTATCGCAGAGAACACGATGAACGTGAGCATGAAAGATACGGCACAAACCTGGCTTGCTGCCAACATGGGAATTACCGGTGTAGGAAGTAAGAAGTTTTCCTATGGCTTTGGGCAAATTAACGACCAGGCTGCGATAGAAGCCGAAGCTCACGTCGCCAAAATCGAAGGTCGTCCAGCGAAATCGATGGATGAGATTCGCGCAGAGATTCTTGATCCAGCGAAGTGCATACGACTTGTTGGGGCTATTGTGCGCCAAGTTCAAGACGATTATAAAGCACAAGGATTTGACATCTCAAAAGATGTGGGTGTCTCGACAACGTTGTACAATTTGGGAAAGTCAAAAGAGAAGGCCGCCCAAGCAAAAAAAACGGCGCGACTCCTAAATCAAACTACTTTGGATTTTTCGTTTCAAAATATATGTCCGAAGTGA
- a CDS encoding ribonuclease E inhibitor RraB, producing MTEKQESKAKEIAARHLLMSNETLKAIRDAGLASDRSVQLDFYFNAPNEKSAQKLVKNLEANDCLNLMVEKSGSIFSRKFRVHGKTHPTEVTEQILEAWIPWIVVQGAACECEFDGWGIEV from the coding sequence ATGACTGAGAAGCAGGAATCAAAGGCTAAGGAAATCGCCGCAAGGCATTTGCTCATGAGTAATGAGACCTTGAAGGCGATTCGAGATGCCGGCCTGGCCTCTGACCGATCGGTTCAGCTTGATTTCTATTTTAATGCTCCTAACGAAAAGTCTGCACAAAAATTAGTTAAAAATTTAGAGGCAAATGATTGTCTGAACCTAATGGTTGAGAAATCTGGAAGTATCTTTTCTCGTAAATTCCGAGTCCATGGGAAAACACATCCTACTGAAGTAACGGAACAGATTCTTGAAGCATGGATTCCCTGGATCGTCGTCCAAGGAGCAGCCTGTGAATGTGAATTCGACGGCTGGGGCATTGAGGTGTGA